From a single Sinomonas atrocyanea genomic region:
- the cobA gene encoding uroporphyrinogen-III C-methyltransferase, which yields MSGIDLYPTTLRLLGRDVLVVGGGKVAARRAQGLLDAGAKVTVVAPEAAADVVRLAEAGLVAWVRRGYETADLEGAWFVQTATGVPAVDARVAAEAEERRIWCVNAADHESSAAWTPATARVDDVTVAVNAGGDPRRAKALKDAVVLALRTGKLPLRRRRQGVGRVALVGGGPGDTGLITVRGRTLLAEADVVVADRLGPRGLLDELGDPAAGGPRVIEVGKAPGAHTATQEEINEILVREAQAGHVVVRLKGGDPYVLGRGGEEAEFCRRHGVDVEVVPGVTSAVSVPAAAGIPVTHRGLATGFSVATGHDELAELPARPDHTIVLLMGVRRLAQSAAALRARGLGESTPVAIVERGWTPEQRVTIGTLGTIVDRARAVGVANPAVIVIGDVVRVSPYAPSDIAHASLSTNR from the coding sequence ATGAGCGGCATCGACCTGTACCCCACCACGCTGCGCCTGCTCGGCCGGGACGTGCTCGTCGTAGGCGGCGGGAAGGTCGCCGCCCGCAGGGCCCAGGGCCTGCTCGACGCCGGCGCGAAGGTGACCGTCGTGGCGCCCGAGGCGGCGGCCGACGTCGTGCGCCTGGCTGAGGCGGGGCTCGTCGCCTGGGTGCGCCGCGGCTACGAGACGGCCGACCTCGAGGGCGCGTGGTTCGTCCAGACGGCGACCGGCGTGCCGGCGGTGGACGCGCGCGTCGCCGCCGAGGCCGAGGAGCGCCGCATCTGGTGCGTCAACGCCGCCGACCACGAGTCCTCCGCCGCGTGGACGCCGGCAACCGCCCGGGTGGACGACGTGACGGTCGCCGTGAACGCCGGGGGAGACCCGCGCCGGGCCAAGGCGCTCAAGGACGCCGTGGTGCTCGCGCTGCGCACCGGCAAGCTCCCGCTGCGCCGGCGCCGCCAGGGCGTCGGCCGGGTCGCGCTCGTGGGCGGCGGCCCCGGCGACACGGGGCTCATCACCGTCCGGGGACGGACCCTGCTCGCCGAGGCGGACGTGGTCGTGGCGGACCGGCTCGGCCCGCGCGGGCTCCTCGACGAACTCGGCGATCCGGCCGCGGGCGGGCCCCGGGTGATCGAGGTCGGGAAGGCCCCGGGCGCGCATACCGCCACCCAGGAAGAGATCAACGAGATCCTCGTCCGCGAGGCGCAGGCGGGCCACGTCGTGGTCCGGCTCAAGGGCGGCGACCCCTACGTCCTGGGCCGCGGCGGCGAGGAGGCCGAGTTCTGCCGGCGCCACGGCGTCGACGTCGAGGTGGTCCCCGGCGTCACGAGCGCCGTGTCCGTGCCCGCCGCCGCCGGCATCCCGGTCACCCACCGGGGCCTCGCGACCGGCTTCAGCGTCGCCACGGGCCACGACGAGCTCGCCGAGCTCCCCGCGCGGCCCGACCACACCATCGTGCTGCTCATGGGCGTGCGCCGCCTCGCCCAGTCCGCCGCGGCCCTGCGTGCGCGCGGCCTCGGGGAGTCGACGCCGGTCGCGATCGTCGAGCGCGGCTGGACCCCCGAGCAGCGCGTCACCATCGGCACACTGGGTACGATCGTTGATCGGGCCCGTGCCGTCGGCGTCGCGAATCCCGCCGTGATCGTGATCGGCGACGTCGTCCGCGTGAGCCCGTACGCGCCGTCGGACATCGCCCACGCCTCGCTCTCCACGAACCGCTAG
- a CDS encoding FAD-dependent oxidoreductase: protein MTNSQQRPLRIAIIGSGPAGVYAADLLTKSAPVASGELTLSIDLFDRYPAPYGLIRYGVAPDHPRIKGIVNALHKVLDRGDIRFFGNVDYGTDLGLADLQRHYDAVIFATGAIKDADLNIPGIELEGSFGAADFVSWYDGHPDVPREWPLEAKEIAVIGNGNVALDVARVLSKHADELLVTEIPDNVYRALKSSPVTDVHVFGRRGPAQVKFTPLELRELSHSHDVDIVLYPEDFEFDEASDREIQTNNQVKTMVGTLTNWIAEQPEDPSEFTASRRLHLHFLQSPVEVVDSPEAPGRVAGIRFERQELDGTGNVRGTGEFVDYPVQAVYRAIGYFGSALPALEFDHRRGVVPNDGGRVLGADGEFVPGVYTTGWIKRGPVGLIGHTKGDALETIGHLLDAREELPAAEQPSEAAVLELLEARGVEYTTWEGWLALDAHEKALGAAAEPAVTHKGEVARERVKVVPREEMVAISNGAPVSR from the coding sequence GTGACGAACTCCCAGCAGCGCCCGCTGCGCATCGCCATCATCGGCTCCGGCCCGGCGGGCGTCTACGCCGCAGACCTGCTCACCAAGAGCGCCCCCGTCGCCTCCGGCGAGCTGACGCTCAGCATCGACCTCTTCGACCGCTACCCGGCCCCGTACGGCCTCATCCGCTACGGCGTGGCGCCGGACCACCCGCGCATCAAGGGCATCGTCAACGCCCTGCACAAGGTCCTGGACCGCGGCGACATCCGCTTCTTCGGCAACGTCGACTACGGCACGGACCTGGGCCTGGCGGACCTCCAGCGCCACTACGACGCCGTGATCTTCGCCACCGGCGCCATCAAGGACGCGGACCTGAACATCCCCGGCATCGAGCTGGAGGGCTCCTTCGGCGCCGCCGACTTCGTCTCCTGGTACGACGGCCACCCGGACGTGCCGCGCGAGTGGCCGCTGGAGGCCAAGGAGATCGCGGTGATCGGCAACGGCAACGTGGCCCTCGACGTGGCCCGGGTCCTGTCCAAGCACGCCGACGAGCTGCTCGTGACCGAGATCCCGGACAACGTCTACCGCGCCCTCAAGTCCAGCCCCGTCACGGACGTGCACGTGTTCGGCCGCCGCGGGCCGGCGCAGGTGAAGTTCACCCCGCTCGAGCTGCGCGAGCTCTCCCACTCGCACGACGTCGACATCGTGCTGTACCCGGAGGACTTCGAGTTCGACGAGGCCTCCGACCGCGAGATCCAGACCAACAACCAGGTCAAGACCATGGTGGGCACGCTCACCAACTGGATCGCCGAGCAGCCCGAGGACCCCTCGGAGTTCACGGCCTCCCGCCGCCTGCACCTGCACTTCCTCCAGAGCCCGGTCGAGGTCGTCGACTCGCCGGAGGCCCCGGGCCGCGTTGCCGGGATCCGGTTCGAGCGCCAGGAGCTCGACGGCACCGGCAACGTCCGCGGGACCGGCGAGTTCGTGGACTACCCGGTCCAGGCCGTCTACCGCGCGATCGGGTACTTCGGCTCGGCGCTGCCCGCGCTCGAGTTCGACCACCGCCGGGGCGTCGTCCCGAACGACGGCGGCCGCGTCCTCGGCGCGGACGGCGAGTTCGTGCCGGGCGTCTACACGACGGGGTGGATCAAGCGCGGGCCGGTGGGCCTGATCGGCCACACCAAGGGCGATGCGCTCGAGACGATCGGCCACCTCCTCGACGCGCGCGAGGAGCTCCCCGCCGCCGAGCAGCCGAGCGAGGCTGCGGTTCTGGAGCTGCTCGAGGCCCGCGGCGTCGAGTACACGACCTGGGAGGGCTGGCTCGCCCTCGACGCGCACGAGAAGGCTCTCGGCGCCGCCGCCGAACCGGCGGTCACGCACAAGGGCGAGGTCGCGCGCGAGCGCGTCAAGGTCGTCCCCCGCGAGGAGATGGTCGCGATCTCGAACGGCGCCCCCGTCTCCCGCTGA
- a CDS encoding ABC transporter permease, whose protein sequence is MPSNPTLTETASLDAELAAIEAGLDELQSDTVRRSRDLSRVLLPLVAVVVLVLAWQLYVTLGLKRRDLVPGPLDVAASLGQLWSEGKAQEAVWTSLQRGLLGFAVSVVVATPLGLLLGQVKTLRRAFGPLISGLQVLPSVAWVPAAVIWFGLTDATVYFVVLMGAIPSIVNGLISGIDQVPPQYRSVAKVLGASRAELALQIILPAALPGYVAGLKQGWAFSWRSLMAAEIIAVGGTLGFGLGSLLDQGRTLSDMGVVMSAILTILAVGILIELSVFGPIERRMLQRRGLLTGGTR, encoded by the coding sequence ATGCCAAGTAACCCCACCCTCACCGAGACGGCCTCCCTCGACGCCGAGCTCGCCGCCATCGAGGCGGGCCTCGACGAGCTCCAGTCGGACACCGTGCGGCGCAGCCGGGACCTCTCCCGCGTGCTCCTGCCCCTCGTCGCCGTCGTGGTCCTCGTCCTCGCCTGGCAGCTCTACGTCACGCTCGGGCTCAAGCGCCGGGACCTGGTCCCGGGCCCGCTCGACGTCGCGGCCTCGCTCGGGCAGCTGTGGAGCGAGGGCAAGGCGCAGGAGGCCGTGTGGACCTCGCTCCAGCGCGGCCTGCTCGGCTTCGCGGTGAGCGTCGTCGTCGCGACCCCCCTCGGGCTGCTCCTGGGCCAGGTGAAGACCCTGCGCCGGGCCTTCGGGCCGCTCATCTCGGGCCTGCAGGTCCTGCCGTCCGTCGCGTGGGTGCCCGCCGCGGTCATCTGGTTCGGTCTCACGGACGCGACCGTGTACTTCGTGGTGCTCATGGGCGCCATCCCCTCGATCGTCAACGGGCTCATCTCCGGGATCGACCAGGTCCCGCCCCAGTACCGCTCCGTCGCGAAGGTCCTCGGCGCCTCCAGGGCCGAGCTCGCGCTCCAGATCATCCTGCCCGCCGCCCTGCCCGGGTACGTGGCCGGGCTCAAGCAGGGCTGGGCGTTCTCGTGGCGCTCCCTCATGGCCGCCGAGATCATCGCCGTGGGCGGCACGCTCGGGTTCGGGCTCGGTTCGCTCCTGGACCAGGGCCGCACGCTCAGCGACATGGGCGTGGTCATGAGCGCGATCCTGACGATCCTCGCGGTCGGCATCCTCATTGAACTGTCCGTGTTCGGACCCATCGAGCGGCGCATGCTCCAGCGCCGCGGACTTCTCACCGGAGGCACGCGATGA
- a CDS encoding ABC transporter ATP-binding protein: protein MTVVLENLGKRFGTGAPVLEGVTASIGQGEFVALLGASGCGKSTLLNIIAGLDRPTAGALEVPADGAAFMFQDAALYPWLTARGNIELALRLRGVPKGERRARAVELLELVRLGDAADRRPHELSGGMRQRVALARALSQDRQVLLMDEPFAALDAITRDLLHEELTRIWRETGRTIIFVTHNVREAVRLGQRILLLSSRPGRVVAEWPVPDAVKHDAGASATLANELTTRLRQEIARHAK, encoded by the coding sequence ATGACCGTCGTGCTCGAGAACCTCGGCAAGCGCTTCGGCACCGGCGCCCCGGTGCTGGAGGGCGTGACCGCCTCGATCGGCCAGGGCGAGTTCGTCGCGCTCCTGGGCGCCTCGGGCTGCGGCAAGTCCACGCTCCTGAACATCATTGCCGGCCTTGACCGTCCCACCGCGGGCGCGCTCGAGGTCCCGGCGGACGGCGCCGCGTTCATGTTCCAGGACGCTGCCCTCTACCCCTGGCTCACCGCCCGCGGGAACATCGAGCTCGCCCTGCGCCTGCGGGGCGTGCCCAAGGGCGAGCGGCGGGCGCGCGCGGTCGAACTCCTCGAGCTCGTGCGCCTCGGCGACGCCGCGGACCGGCGCCCGCACGAGCTCTCGGGCGGCATGCGCCAGCGCGTGGCCCTCGCCCGGGCCCTGTCCCAGGACCGCCAGGTCCTGCTCATGGACGAGCCCTTCGCCGCGCTGGATGCCATCACCCGCGACCTCCTCCACGAGGAGCTCACCCGGATCTGGCGCGAGACCGGCCGGACCATCATCTTCGTCACCCACAACGTCCGCGAGGCCGTGCGCCTGGGGCAGCGGATCCTGCTGCTCTCCTCGCGGCCGGGCCGCGTCGTCGCGGAGTGGCCGGTCCCGGACGCCGTGAAGCACGACGCCGGCGCTTCCGCCACCCTCGCCAACGAGCTCACCACCCGCCTCCGGCAGGAGATCGCCCGCCATGCCAAGTAA